From the genome of Cololabis saira isolate AMF1-May2022 chromosome 1, fColSai1.1, whole genome shotgun sequence:
GCTTGTTTTGACACTGCAGACATTACAATTATGAGTTAGTACGTGTGATTGACGATGTGCGGTTGTTGTGCCATGATGTGTTTACATCCCCCCCCACaagacaacaaagaaaaaaaaaaaaaaaagagtacattTTCAGTTCAGAAATCAGTCAATCATTAAGAACATCCCCCATATTTACTTCTCCATTCAGTTTAGTCATGTGTTACCGTAGGGCAGGATGTAacagattgtgtgtgtgttttaccttGAAGATGTTCCTCAGTGGCATTGTTCCGTGAGAGAAGCGATGAACGAAGAGCGTCTCCAGGAGTCTCTTACAGTAGTGGAAGGAGTGACACATACACGCAAGACTGGAAAAATACACACATTTCTGTTAgttttattactattatttcaaCAATACAAAGATGAAAGCAAAGCATTGATTATCTTCTTGTCCACGAGCTCTGTCTTTAGGATCTGTTGTGTTATGCGAGGTATCGTCTGTGTTTCTCATCTTGCATGGATCAATCTTTAATTTCTGTCTTATTTCTGTGTGATGTGATATATTTTAACCCCCTTCCATATTCATTCATCAAGCCACTGAAAGTAATTTCTGTTCATTtacaacatacaggactgtctcagaaaatttgaatattgtgataaagttctttattttctgtaatgcaattaaaaaaacaaatgtgttatacattctggattcattacaaatcaactgaaatattgcaagccttttattattttaatgttgctgattatggcttacagcttaagaaaactcaaatatcctatctcaaaatattagaatatttactcagaccaagtaaaaaaaaaagatttataacagcaaaacaaaatcaaacatttgaaaatgtccatattgctgattatggtttacagtttaagattaagattcctagaatattctaatttttttagataggatatttgagttttcttaagctgtaaaccatgatcagcaatattaaaataataaaaggcttgcaatatttcagttgatttgtaatgaatccagaatgtatgacatttttgtttttgtacagaaaatcagaaaatcacaatattcaaattttctgagacagtcctgtatagctcTTCTCTAATGTGAATCATGTTGTGCTTTAATGCAACCTTAATGTTAATGTTGCCTTTTGCATTAATTAATGATGATGGGTTTCTAAACATGCAAACAAGGTCTACATCAAATGTCTATCAGCAGCTGCTCAGCCTCATCGGGAGTGTTTCTTTTGTCTACGTTAACTAGTTCCTAAGCAACATCCTTGACAAGTCTGACCGTGTGTTTACAGGTTTGGCTCATCTTGTTTATCGCATATGAAATCCTGCTGTTTGAATTGGTGCTTTTGAGACAATCATTGGTACAAtaataactttttttattttagtttccaGTGTTGTCTAACCACTCTCCACTTATATGCGTCTATATGGTTCCTCTCTTGCTAGGAAAGCTACCATAATCTGAAGTGACagccaaaaacattttttttatttatttatttttattaaaaacagttGTTTGAGAAATTCTTCCCCCAGTTAAAAGATTTTACATAAGCCTTAAACAGCTACCGTGGGATTTTGAATCACCTTCAAACACGGCGGGCTTTTACATCCCCAGAGAAAAACCCAATTAAGGTATGGATTCTTTTGAGGAGATCCCTGATCCCAATGACCCTCAGAGAGCCCCTGCTGCTATGTGGACGAGGCGTCAGGTTTTATTTATAGACATAAGAGTGGTTTCAACTTTCTCTTCTAAAGCAGGTTTTATGGTAGCACATACGCGTTGCACCCATCTCTGTAACGTCAGGCAAAATGAGGGATTATGGGTATCTAACCTATGCAGAAAGGCATGCATGAACTTCTGCAAAAAGATAATAGTTCAAAGGATTCAAAGTTTCCACAAAGAATAAACTGATTGTTTGAAATCTGGCATTAACGTGGAGAGGAataaccacaacaaattccaCTACATATAAAAAGAGTTGTAGAAAAGAAATTTGGAAATGCAGATGCAcgggacagttttttttttaaatatgattgATAATTATTTTAACTtctccacaaatacgtttttgtcTACTATGAGATCTGTCTTTTTTCAAGTGGCAGAGCTCAGCTAAAGACCAACAAAAGCAATTCGAAACCAAGAGCAGCCACATTATTGAGACTTCCCCCACGTCGCAGCAAAACGCTAACAAACCCTTCGAAACAGCGGACGTGTCTGTCCACACAAAGGTCCGACTAGATGTGTCGGTGAAGGTATATTGGAGGTACTTACTGTACAACCCAGTGTTTACTGGTGGTGAAGTCATATTTTTGCGGATAGATGAAGGGAACACGGAAATAAAACAACAGATAAATGACCAAAGGCCCGGTATATTCTGTcaagaaaacctgaaaataagaataagaaaagttAAAATCTTGGAAGCTCAAGACTCATCCACATGAACACAAATGTGTTTACGAGCACACATTGTTTTATGCATATTCATCCGTCATCCATGGTTCGACATCAGAGTGCAATGTTTTCCCTGTCGTTTATGTCTACACTGGCACATTTTTATATGACACTGAGGCTTTTGTTACAGCTGTGCCTGGCCTCCAcaacactgcagcacatttaaGCCTTGCAAATGGAAAAGAATCTGATTCACTGCAGACCCTGTTTTAGTCtataattgtattgtatttgCATTGTAATGTGGACGGACAAAACTGTAAATGTTTGGAAATCATGGCCTACACGAGCAGCAGGAAGTTAATTAATGAGCTGTTATTAGAACAGTCTGCAGCAACAATTGTTTCCAGAAGAGTTTTTAGCCCATTTCTGGCCTGCCCACGCCCACTGGGCATGTCTGCACGTATGCCCCATGAGCAGAGACAGCTGTGGGAAAGTCGGGGCAATGTGGATGGAAAGCCTTTTTCTACTCAGAGATGAGACGCAAGTGTTGATACGTGGATACAGCCTCGCAATATAGTTTTGATAGTCTTGCACATGCACATGAGGGTGCCGGATTTTTGACCTCGATTTTTGACTTTAACTGTCCATGATCTGTAGCAGCTGGTGCAACCAGTAATTCCTGATTCCTACCAGGTATGGAAGTCCTGTGGTCTGTCTGCCTGCATTATGACACAAACTAACACAGAACAAGCCTCTAACCCTTCCAGTTTTGAACAAGTCCTAACCAGCTCTCTGGTTGGTGGGACCAGTGTTGCTGCAAAAAGGCAAGATCATTGTTGCTGCTTTTTGAATTAATTgcttcacttcctgtttctgtAATAATTCAGTTCAATAATCTGTCATTATTCCCTAAAGAGAAACTACGTAAAACCAACCTGCAACCAGTTATTTCAGAACATGAGGTACACTGTGCTATTTGTGCAGAGAAGGGAATCACATCTGATAGGGAACAGCTCTGGATGAATAAAACAGGTGATTTGGCAAATATTAAGTATtggctagggatgggcgatatggacaaaaaaatgtatcacgataatttctggcatttatcccaataacgataaaaaaaataccaatacaaaaagtgtcatcaacgggaatatttctttctttcaggctaatttctttctttctttctttctttctttctttctttctttctttctttctttctttcaggctcatttctttctttcatgctcatttctttctttcatgctcatttctttctttctttctttcatgctcatttctttcttctttctttcaggctcatttctttctttctttcatgctcatttctttcttctttctttcaggctcatttctttctttctttcatgctcatttctttctttctttcttttttctttctttctttctttctctatttctttctttctttctttctctatttctttctttctttcaggctcatttctttctttctttctttctttctttctttctttctttctttcaggctcatttctttctttctttctttctttctttctttctttctttctttctttctttctttctttctttcaggctcatttcctcaatttatcgtttttaccgtgagatgacaaattcttaccgtggggaatttttttgacggtttatcgtgaatggtaaaatatcgcccattcctagtattGGCCAATCAATAAATAGCATGTATAGACTATATTAGGTCTTAATTAAATATAAATCCCATACGCAGCCCAAACAACATCACATGCTATGTGAGGTTGTCAATATAGTTGTGCTTGGCTCCACTTGCTCTGCCACGTATCTGACCTTGTCAGAGCTGCTGGGCCAGATTGTGTCGGTACAAATCCTTCCCCTGCTTGGGCATGCCGGTGTTTTGTACTCACTTTGACCCAGCTGATCTGAGCTCCGAGGTCTCTGAAGTAGAAGGTTGCTGTGGTTCCCACCGGGAGATTCTGCAGAACATCCTCATCCTTTAGAGACTTCCCCTCTGAAAGACACGTCATTGAATTCTTAGATGTAACTTAAATAATGAGGaaagtggtttaaaaaaaaaaaaaaagtaccgtaCTAGATTGACTTTAATTTAAAGAATGATAGAGCATCTTATTTAAACTGACATACTGGGATCGAGGCGAATGGACTGTCTGGCTGGGTACCACTGAGGATCTGAAACAGACACAAATACTTCACAGCCATCTCAAGACAAGACATGAGGTCAATCTATGTGCAGATAGGAGATTTTCTGTGATGTTGAGCGTTTGTGTGAGGCTCCAGAGAGATGGCACTCACGGCTCTTGTGGAACATAGACTTGATCTCCCCAATCGTGGCATTTGGCTCGACCTAGAAATAACACCATGGTAAACAAGTGGAGGGACGTGCTCACATGCTCACACACAAAAGAACAGATATAATAATCCTGGTTTCCATTCATGAAGGCGATTAGTGGTAAATTTAGCTACGGCCGGTCTGCACACCCCATGGATGTGAGCTATTTAACAGCTGGTATTTGGGTTTCACAGAGCTCAGACAGACACGCATATATGGATATACACCGCATTATAAAAACACTGCTTGAATACACATCCTTGCTgccaaaactggaaaaaaaaacattgttctatatttaaaacaaaaggaCAACAAAACCCATGATGCACACAAAGACCGTTATCTCCATACACAGTTCACCGTGAGAAGGAAACTGCATGGCCTGAGGTTCAGACGGGTCACATATATCTGATAAAATACTGCGTTTTGTTTTCTAATTTCATTAAGTCAGATTACAACTTGCATTCCCACGTGGTTCCTTCTGCTGTGGAGGAACGTGTGGCCTTGCTACTTGTCCACCAAGAGATCACCGTGTTTGTGATGATGTCTGCATTACATCCACTCTAGTACTGTCAGCCAAGTGGGACTCGACAAACCTGCCAATTATTAGCTGTATTAATACAAATACTCATTTAATGGGCCTCATTCATGAAATCGTCATAAATCTCTGAGCAGATTTACGCGAAAAAATCCCCTTctgactaggggtgggcaaaaatatcgatatggcaatatatcgcgatacttttccagctgattcaatatcgatattcaaaatttgaatatcgatttttttttttttttaaatattttttatccccgatttttttcccattatatcatccagtgctcctacctaagtgacagtcctgggcattgccactctctaccaaccctgggagggccctgcactgagctcaggttttatttcacgttttatttcattttataatttattttttatataacacaattgcctgtccttaaaaaatgaaaaataatggacagaggtttatttatttatggatttatatctatactgactgatcactgtgcctgtccttggtttaaaaaccaaatttaatgttaatttcatatgatgtaaataatatgaaaaacatatacaaatatgttgtaactttagcttgtgtagttataataaaacattgttttgactcagtttgtcccatgaattgtcactataatctgatgaacgtgcaactcggattttaagatccatcactatcatctgatgtacatatacaacttggattttaagatgtgtaatgcatttttacatttttcggtgaactatgtagaatataataatcgggatatcacaatgtgtatcgtatcgtggctcaagtatcgtgatgcgtatcgtattgtgaggtccttcccaatacccacccctacttcTGACTAAAAAACTTGATTCATGAACATTGTGTAAAACTCAGAATTGATTGCAAGGACATGTACATACAAGCATATAAAGAGGTGAGGGTTACATGTTAAAGGAACATGGTGGACTTTAAAATTGAGGAAAAGAGGGGAAGATACATGTTTACAGATGTGGAAATAGAGGTAACTTCAACTAAAGTGGAGCAAGTAAAAATAATTGGGTGTGACATGGACCAGCAAGACACAGGCCTGGAAAAAAAGGGGTGATATATCCAGTTATTGCTGTGTCTTCAATCCAATGAAGCATTCAAGAAATGAACCAAAGCTGATTAAATGTGTGGTTGGATgccacaaaaaatatataatttctcCACATCAACAAAATATTACTGGAACCAAACGGAAGATATCCAAAACTCTTCTGCAGACAGCCGCACTGACTCCAGCTGGAGAGACCTCTTTATCAGGAATCATATCAGCAACAGGcctccacatcagtccacagcaATGTCCAAAGGTAAGCTTATACTTGTAGCATACTTGGGATTTACTCCTTGCAACAAGTAGTTTAATATGTTCTTAATCTTAAAAATATGAAATTCCCACCAATTAAGCTAAATCGGTTATTGTTCTAATATATTTTCATGTTTAAAACATATGCTTTAAAAGGCATCTGCATATTGTGAGAATGACAGTCCATGCACAGTATAATGTGTTGACGTTGTAAAGTCTGATAATAAGAATTAATATTTATGAGCACTTTGCATTTAAACAAACCACCTTTGCTCAGAAGCAGGAGCAGATTTTCTTTGTAACTATTAAAAGTTCAGAACTAATATGCAGAATGCATAAATTCAGCTCAAATTTCACGCATATTTGCTCAGGTTTAATAAATGAGACCCAGTGATTTGTGGTGCTTTGGAGGTAAATGTGTGAAATCTGAAAAATACGGTGGGTTTAATGCAGACAGACACGTCACATCAACTTCTCCATAAAAAGTTTAGAACGTTTCTAATTAGAGTGCTGATCCctcgttagggctgggcgatatggaccaaaagtcatatctcgatattttctagctgaatggcgatacttgatatatatcgatattttttctgtgccataattggagtttccccaaagcattatagcatagcatctctgttagaaTCTCTGTTAgaatctctgttagcatctctgttagcttcatttttttctgaggcaaacccttaaaaaaaacagtcagttttaatacaaagcctcgtgccaaatgtcacacaggtacctttattaataGAGGTCtgcaaataaactgcctgcatatatagaataaaaatgcttcttgaataaaataaaacaaatatccctttccttcataacaattaaattaaaatacactgtacaattaatacaatgtagacagtaacaggcagacttttccactgaggttgacagttgtgaaaattacaaaacatttgtgcaaatcttaaataaaacatgcaagtcaatttgtcacaaaataagctatatcaaaatcattaaaaaaaaaaagaaatttaaattttttttttttaaatcgatataaacgatattgtctcgtaccatatcgtgttagaaaatatattgatatatattaaaatctcgatatatcgcccagccctatcccTCGTGATCATCTTCAACACTCCGTCCAGAGTGGTCTGTTAGGTCTGCTGACATCACTGCCCTGCCCCATGTTCATCTCTTCCTCAGGACCACGTGGTCTTGTCAACAGGACATTACTCAACCTGGACTTTAGAAACGGCCTATCGGTGCCTCAACTTCAAAGACTGCATGTAATCACGTCATTCCTGCTGTCCCATACACATTGGCCCAGACACGACACAGAAAATTGAATGTTATTTCTAAACCAGCCTGTTAGTTTAGCTTTGGCAGCCTAATTTAGTAATCCAACCCCCTAAAGGGCCCTCTCTCCAGATCCAAATCTACATCTGCCATATCTTCAAAACTGCCCCTCCAGAGGTGATAAGACTGTGAATGTTATCGCCATGGAAACTGTGCTAAGCCGACAACAGGGTTTAATCCAGTAAGGATAGCGCCCTGCAGTCCCGAGGAGCAGGCTGTAATGAACTGAGTTTGTGCAGGCTGATGACACCGTGGACGTGGCTAATGCAACCCTATATACCAACAAGCCTCACACCAACAATATCCTAAACCCTCCTGATGCAAAAGCACTCGCCCAAATCCACCTAACACAGTGATAACAAAGTACAGGCCAAGCAGTAATTACTGGAAATATTGCTAATAACACACCAGGCTTCTATCCTGTCAAGATAAATACAGCTGATACATTGGTGGTCTTTAGCCCTGACTGCAACCACAACATGACAGAAATTAGTGTTTAAAATTCAAAGAAAGACACACAGGCAATGATGATAATGAACTGGACTTAATTGCAAAAAAGTTTGTGACTGACTGCACTCACATTGTGACAGATGCAAAGAGTTGAATATACATTTGATAATATAGAAATTAAACTCTCTTACTGAGAGCAAAATCTGTTGTACAACTTACTGAAATAATTTCGCCACTTTATAAGtgtaaatggataaaaaaatatggaCGTGGAGAGTTTTAAAGATGTCAGAAAAATGATTTAGAAAATGATTTGTCAACTATACGGCCAAAACTCTGagattgattcttttttttctccacaactCCAAAGTCACAACCTGCAGATGGAGTCAGACTAGGTCCTGAGTCACTTTGAGGAAACTCTCAAATGGGGTACTTGTATTCCACTTTAGGACTGATAGAAGACCTTTAAATGTGGTATTTAGATTTCTAATTTAACATGTAGTTTAAAAATTTGGACTGTtggttgaattaaaaaaaaaaatgtcttgatATCTATGAACCCTTTTAGGAGACTCACTGAAACCATAATTCAACAGGGCGGTTACACAACTATTACGACTGCCTGATCCAATTCCAACGCTTTCATATTTCCAGGATTTTAGTAGATATCTTTTAGCAAATAAACAGATCAGACAACTCTGACTGGGACTCCGGTGGGTGTTATAATCTTAAGTATTTAAAACATATCTTACccatattttgaattattttattattaaatacCAACTGAAAATAGATTTTACAGCTGATAAACAATATCCACAATGTTTTTTATATAAACATTAATACACCAACGCTAATCATTAGGTTGACTCTACATTTAATACCCAACCCCAGCAGCATTGTGTCAAGAGTGTGAAAGGCATGCCACTGTCTACACTAGGGGTGCAAAGATTAGTCCACGTTATCGACAGAAAGCGGTAATAAAAATAGTCGCAAGCAAATTTAATTGTCGATTATTGTCGGcacaaaaaaccaacaaattCAAGAGTGAAAAATAACCTTCCCTATCTCTGCTGAGATACGCAATAGCATTCAGCCGCTAATGTCAATGCACGTGTTTTTCAGCAGTGAGgcatctcccttccttcctattCCTGCTGAGAGTTGCGCAAGCCAATAGAGTACAGCGCCAGGTAAACAacatagctctggatgaagcaaTGCTACAGCGACTGGCAGCAAAGTTCATTAAGAGatgtattttttaattgaaGTGACCATCTTTCTTGTCTTTTATTGTGAATGAGCACATCGTTTAACCTCATGCAAAATTTAAAAGCTGGCAGCTAAATAAGTGCTATTTAATAATTGTGAGATTCATAATCTGATTATTTGATTAATAGTTTCAACAGTTGATGACTAATCGACTATCAGTATAGTTGTTAGTTGTGGTCCTAGTGTGCACAATTTTAAACTGTGCACACAGTTTTTAAACTGTTGCACTAAAAAGTAACACACCCACTGATGGATAGCTGGGACTCCAGCAGACACCCAATGGTTTAGGAAACACCCGACTCACATTCAAAGACAATAATACAGACATTACACACAGAAAGCACAGGCACAACCATGAGAAAGCCTGCAGAAACCGCTATAAAAAGAGTTTTGGAAGAGCAAGTATAATTTAGTTTCAATGCACGTGAAGACATTTGATCAAATGCATGCAAGAGGAAGAGGGAGTTCTCACCTTGTCCAGGAAGCAGAGCTTGTCCTTGGTCTTGGCATCCAGTATCTCCACCTCAAAGAAAACAACAGCCTTTTTAGCTTTTTTAGCAGGTTTGCGTTTGGCCGGGGCTTGAGGCGGCgacggggcggccgcccccgcCACAGAGCTCGTCTTTTTACCACTGGTGGCCTCTAGTGCTAAGGCATCCATGTCGCCTGGTCTCCTCCTGCTCTGAGTTTGATTCCCTTCTTCCCCACACTTTTCCAGTGACACTGCCTCTCAGCAGCTGATCTCAGATCCAGCCAAAGCTGGGGAGAAGACAGGCAGCATTCAGCTGTGGAAATAAATCTGTCTCTCCTGTACTCCTCTACccctccctccttctcctcATCCTCCTATGTCATTcaactctccctccctctctacCCATTTCTCATTCCTTCACTTCTGGTGTGCCGCTTTATTTAACTGCCAGCCAGCCATCGCGGCTCAACATGTGTCACATGTATGTGAACAGTTGTAGACGTAGAAACAGCCACTACAACATCTACTGCAGGAAGACACAGCTTACCATCAGATATACAGTAACTGGGTTTCAAAATGCAACTTATCTCTAAAAACGGACATGACCCCTGACACCTCTCGACCCTCGAGCCTGGGAGGATGAGGGGGAGAGTTATTACAACAAACAGCACCCTGCTTTACTAGTCTGACCCCgactttttcctccacagctAAATATAAACCCCTCCTGCTAACCGTGCACGTCCAGGCCTCTCCCTGCAGACCCCACACGGATTTATGCGGTGACATCACAGATTTAATATTGATCACACTCTGCTGCAACTTAATCGGCGACCAGCTACAATCCACATGTCCATCACTGAGTTTAGAGTCTCGCTGGTTGTTCATGTCTtcaaaactgaactgaacagCCACATCTCTCCTACAGGCTCATCTTTTCCTGCCACCATGGAGTGATAATACTCCAGACACTGAGAGCTTAGCGGGGACAACCCCCTCGGTGAAGCTGAGCCCAAGGCCCCCCACTATCTTAAGACGAAGAGTCGGGATCCAGTTTCCTAAATGAATGAAAGACATGTTGTCACAAGACACAACAGGGAAGTTATATAGTCTCCATTCATAGGTCAGAATGTAAAAATATAACATTTCACTGGGTGTCTATCAAAGTATTTCAGTTTTGTCAAATATTTTCAGCCCTCTGCTATGTccagtgttttctttctttagttTTAGTTGCCATCTATTTATAAAAAGGCCAACTATAAATAAGTTATGATCATTCATGCAGAGGAGAACCCCGACTCTAAAAGTAAATCTAATTCTgatttggtttgtttttctttcagacCACACTGTGGATTATCTTATCAGGAATCTCTGTTACAGTATTTTAGACTGAGCCGTTTCTGTCTGGTTAATGtaccaaaaaaaaatcattacttACACCTAAAACAAGCAGGATACATGACACGCCAGCTGAGACTTCATGGAAAGAGCCTCATACCAGTGTTTGAGCCAGGCATGCCCGACTCGACTGTACCTCCCCCGTCTCATCTATATAAAACTCTGGCAGCGACAGCTGAATCTGGTAATATGCTCTGGGAAGCGGGTGCAGCAGAGATGTCTGATCCTTAATTACTACAGCGGACTGATCACCAAATTTACAACTCTGCTGCCTCGGTGTTTACCTCAACTCAAGGTAAgaactctcattttttaaatttttgatcGTTTTGTACACACTCCTGTGTTTAAGCAAGTCAAATGGCTGTGAAGTTGCAGCTCTCTGGTGCTACCTGCTGTAAATACAACACACTTCAATGGTGAAGCAACCCTAATTGGAAATGAAGTAAATAATTATAAACCTAAACTGTTATTTCTGTGTGATTTTACAGATAGGAACATGCTAAAATTCCCACCAAAAATTCTCGTTCCCCCAACCCattaattttatttgcagtcCAGGCATGCGAGTGAgcatttaaaacaatttaaatcactttcaaaatatgaatattcatGCATGTATGTAAATATTGTATTAAACTGAGAAAAggtaaaaaccttaaaatgtttgaattgataattatttataattgattttagtttttatgtTGGAGTTTCTTTAGGAGGTAATTTGCACCTCTGTCTCCTGTCCGTTTCTAACGAATCGCTGCCTCAGAACCCTGTGATAATCATGGTTCAATACTGAActccactccgttacatatGAGCAGACAATCTTGAGATtcacaggattttatttattttctaataaACCATTCATGATGAAAGttg
Proteins encoded in this window:
- the tecrb gene encoding trans-2,3-enoyl-CoA reductase b isoform X1 encodes the protein MDALALEATSGKKTSSVAGAAAPSPPQAPAKRKPAKKAKKAVVFFEVEILDAKTKDKLCFLDKVEPNATIGEIKSMFHKSHPQWYPARQSIRLDPKGKSLKDEDVLQNLPVGTTATFYFRDLGAQISWVKVFLTEYTGPLVIYLLFYFRVPFIYPQKYDFTTSKHWVVHLACMCHSFHYCKRLLETLFVHRFSHGTMPLRNIFKNCSYYWGFAAWMAYYINHPLYTPPMYGEQQIRLALIIFLFCQIGNLSIHVALRNLRPPGSKTRKIPYPTKNPFTWIFLLVSCPNYTYELGSWFGFTLMTQCLPVAFFTLVGFIQMTVWAKGKHRSYLKEFRDYPPLRSPILPFVL
- the tecrb gene encoding trans-2,3-enoyl-CoA reductase b isoform X2, which produces MKHYEVEILDAKTKDKLCFLDKVEPNATIGEIKSMFHKSHPQWYPARQSIRLDPKGKSLKDEDVLQNLPVGTTATFYFRDLGAQISWVKVFLTEYTGPLVIYLLFYFRVPFIYPQKYDFTTSKHWVVHLACMCHSFHYCKRLLETLFVHRFSHGTMPLRNIFKNCSYYWGFAAWMAYYINHPLYTPPMYGEQQIRLALIIFLFCQIGNLSIHVALRNLRPPGSKTRKIPYPTKNPFTWIFLLVSCPNYTYELGSWFGFTLMTQCLPVAFFTLVGFIQMTVWAKGKHRSYLKEFRDYPPLRSPILPFVL